In Aedes albopictus strain Foshan chromosome 3, AalbF5, whole genome shotgun sequence, the following are encoded in one genomic region:
- the LOC134290491 gene encoding uncharacterized protein LOC134290491 — translation MFFFYFQGFEIISFAQVEVLEDWSGHEPVETDGETDPDNSSSDTRASVIFRGESSGTQKPDEPENGTSSAENPAPLCTSTRTPTTETPQAKVELPPEAIPQSSGPSVSVGISSVRPPRASISFGPDQLVALLESSITGKSLLERAKQDDFSTHSQKELVGIVAEHHLSLGIKTTEDTLDNYATAIVLLFKQEKKESYFIPRSGGKRNPGGKLYNRIFNLKQKRATREKFEESRRTKKLKPGSLEIPDSDGDEAFTWLQLNIQPWNTTLAKWTTSFNKRKHNLQNPLAIDTVLKTFRHYRQDHGYQLIDADFHSLYSSASEGLIRLEKDLAVLIEQVSTKYKDGHSSMMVSLLERTDCSRGNLKFKAMKVANAFTTISVAIGSCTI, via the exons atgttttttttttattttcagggtTTTGAAATTATCAGTTTCGCGCAGGTGGAAGTGCTGGAAGACTGGTCGGGTCACGAACCAGTGGAAACGGATGGTGAAACGGATCCCGACAACAGCTCCAGTGACACTCGCGCCTCTGTTATCTTCCGGGGAGAAAGCTCCGGCACACAGAAGCCCGACGAGCCAGAAAACGGCACCTCATCGGCAGAAAACCCAGCTCCATTGTGCACATCAACCCGGACGCCAACTACAGAAACACCACAGGCAAAAGTTGAACTACCACCAGAGGCGATCCCCCAATCTTCCGGACCCTCAGTATCAGTAGGAATCTCGTCCGTTCGCCCACCCCGAGCATCTATTTCGTTCGGCCCGGACCAACTGGTTGCCCTGTTGGAAAGCTCCATCACCGGAAAATCGCTTCTGGAAAGAGCTAAGCAAGACGACTTTTCTACACATAGCCAAAAAGAGCTCGTAGGCATTGTGGCGGAACACCACCTGAGCCTAGGAATCAAAACAACGGAGGACACATTGGATAACTACGCCACAGCTATTGTGCTGCTATTCAAACAGGAGAAAaag GAATCGTATTTCATCCCACGGAGTGGTGGAAAGCGGAACCCAGGCGGAAAACTGTACAACCGAATTTTCAATCTCAAACAAAAGCGAGCAACGCGGGAGAAATTCGAAGAATCACGTCGAACCAAGAAATTGAAACCaggttccctggaaattccggattcAGATGGTGATGAGGCATTCACTTGGCTTCAACTGAACATTCAGCCGTGGAACACAACATTGGCTAAATGGACCACCAGCTTCAATAAGAGGAAACACAACCTTCAGAACCCACTTGCAATCGATACAGTTTTGAAAACATTCCGTCACTACAGACAAGATCACGGCTATCAGCTT ATTGACGCAGATTTCCATTCGTTGTATTCATCGGCGAGTGAGGGGCTGATTCGCTTGGAGAAGGACTTAGCAGTACTTATTGAACAGGTATCTACAAAGTACAAGGATGGTCATTCATCGATGATGGTGTCCTTACTGGAGCGGACTGATTGTAGCAGAGGTAATTTAAAATTCAAAGCAATGAAAGTTGCAAATGCTTTCACGACAATATCAGTagcaatagggtcttgtaccatttag